From the Micromonospora sediminicola genome, one window contains:
- a CDS encoding DUF3180 domain-containing protein produces MGPTRVSTLVVAGLAAAAVAWLLISNFYGDFAADLPWLPVITLAGLAVLEGYAAVNTRGRIERRPGREPVNPLLVARFVVLAKASALAGAIFAGFYAGLAGWLFVEPTNAAVGDRPAAVAGLVASLALVAAALWLERSCRVPEQEDDSDREPGDRETPRGRL; encoded by the coding sequence ATGGGTCCGACCCGGGTCTCCACGCTGGTGGTGGCCGGTCTGGCCGCCGCCGCCGTGGCCTGGCTGCTGATCAGCAACTTCTACGGCGACTTCGCCGCCGACCTGCCCTGGCTGCCGGTGATCACGCTGGCCGGGCTGGCCGTGCTGGAGGGCTACGCGGCGGTCAACACCCGGGGCCGGATCGAACGGCGACCCGGACGGGAGCCGGTGAACCCGCTGCTGGTCGCCCGCTTCGTGGTGCTCGCCAAGGCGTCCGCGCTGGCCGGAGCGATCTTCGCCGGCTTCTACGCCGGGCTGGCCGGCTGGCTCTTCGTCGAGCCGACCAACGCCGCCGTCGGCGACCGCCCCGCCGCGGTGGCCGGGCTGGTCGCCTCGCTGGCCCTGGTCGCGGCGGCGCTCTGGCTGGAACGGTCGTGCCGGGTGCCTGAGCAGGAGGACGACTCCGACCGCGAGCCGGGCGACCGGGAGACCCCGCGCGGGCGCCTCTGA
- a CDS encoding ABC transporter permease has product MNPVQQAVLWLNDPLNWTNPGGVLDRLGEHLSMSALAVLLGCLVAWPIGLWLGHSGRGGGLVLLVSNVTLAIPTLALLTILPLTFLGFGRSAVVVALAVFAVPPLLANAYTGVRQADPEARDAARGMGLSGGQVLRRVELPLAVPYLAAGFRTAAVQVVATAALASFVNGGGLGQIIRAGFGLDIAAGGGQIIAGGVLVAGLALLVEGILAVLERVVTPRPLRRVSRRANRRAAAATAGN; this is encoded by the coding sequence ATGAATCCGGTGCAGCAGGCGGTGCTCTGGCTGAACGACCCGCTGAACTGGACCAACCCCGGCGGCGTGCTGGACCGCCTCGGCGAGCACCTGAGCATGTCCGCCCTGGCGGTGCTGCTGGGGTGCCTGGTGGCATGGCCGATCGGTCTCTGGCTCGGCCACAGCGGCCGGGGCGGCGGGCTGGTGCTGCTGGTCTCCAACGTCACGTTGGCGATCCCGACCCTGGCCCTGCTGACCATCCTGCCGCTGACCTTCCTCGGGTTCGGCCGGTCGGCCGTGGTGGTGGCGCTCGCGGTCTTCGCGGTGCCGCCGCTGCTGGCGAACGCGTACACCGGGGTGCGGCAGGCCGACCCGGAGGCCCGGGACGCCGCGCGCGGCATGGGGCTCTCCGGCGGGCAGGTGCTGCGCCGGGTGGAGTTGCCGCTCGCGGTGCCCTACCTGGCGGCGGGGTTCCGCACCGCGGCCGTGCAGGTGGTGGCGACCGCGGCGTTGGCCTCGTTCGTCAACGGCGGTGGGTTGGGTCAGATCATCCGGGCCGGCTTCGGGCTGGACATCGCGGCCGGCGGCGGCCAGATCATCGCCGGCGGTGTGCTCGTGGCGGGCCTGGCGCTGCTGGTCGAGGGGATCCTCGCGGTGCTGGAGCGGGTGGTCACGCCGCGCCCGCTGCGACGGGTCAGCCGGCGGGCGAACCGCCGTGCGGCGGCGGCCACGGCCGGCAACTGA
- a CDS encoding glycine betaine ABC transporter substrate-binding protein, with product MRARARLAAGAFGALAAATLLTGCGDAGSSGTDAPEAGASGAGCAPVAGDQLVVLTDDKKLQNTDNVLPAINKKAATPQLVAALDKVSAKLDTPKLIQLNRAVDVDRKTPQVAAQEFAAANGVTDGIEKGPGGQVTVGAGNFSESQTVAELYKIALTAAGYQVKVQTIGNRELYEPALEKGQVQVVPEYAATMAEFLNTKANGKDAQPVSSPELEKTVAALRTEGDKAGLVFGQPSQAQDQNAFAVTKAFAEKYGLSTLSDLAAKCSGQATVLAGPPECPQRPKCQAGLVEVYDFKAGSFSSLDAGGPQTKNALKTGAASVGLVFSSDAALATS from the coding sequence ATGCGCGCACGTGCACGGCTGGCCGCGGGGGCCTTCGGCGCCCTCGCCGCGGCAACTCTCCTCACGGGCTGCGGTGACGCCGGCTCCTCCGGCACCGACGCTCCCGAGGCGGGCGCCTCGGGTGCCGGCTGCGCCCCGGTGGCGGGTGACCAGCTGGTCGTCCTCACCGACGACAAGAAGCTGCAGAACACCGACAACGTCCTCCCCGCGATCAACAAGAAGGCGGCGACGCCGCAGCTGGTCGCCGCGCTGGACAAGGTCTCGGCGAAGCTCGACACCCCCAAGCTGATCCAGCTCAACCGGGCGGTCGACGTCGACCGGAAGACGCCCCAGGTGGCGGCGCAGGAGTTCGCCGCCGCCAACGGCGTGACCGACGGGATCGAAAAGGGTCCGGGCGGCCAGGTGACGGTGGGCGCGGGCAACTTCAGCGAGAGCCAGACCGTCGCCGAGCTCTACAAGATCGCGCTCACCGCGGCCGGCTACCAGGTCAAGGTGCAGACCATCGGCAACCGGGAGCTCTACGAGCCGGCTCTGGAGAAGGGCCAGGTCCAGGTCGTCCCGGAATACGCCGCCACCATGGCCGAGTTCCTCAACACCAAGGCCAACGGCAAGGACGCCCAGCCGGTCTCGTCCCCTGAGCTGGAGAAGACCGTCGCCGCGCTCAGGACCGAGGGCGACAAGGCGGGCCTGGTGTTCGGCCAGCCCTCCCAGGCGCAGGACCAGAACGCGTTCGCGGTGACCAAGGCCTTCGCCGAGAAGTACGGCCTGTCGACGCTCTCCGACCTGGCCGCGAAGTGCTCCGGGCAGGCCACCGTGCTCGCCGGTCCGCCGGAGTGCCCGCAGCGGCCGAAGTGCCAGGCCGGGCTGGTCGAGGTCTACGACTTCAAGGCCGGCTCGTTCAGTTCGCTGGACGCGGGTGGCCCGCAGACCAAGAACGCGCTGAAGACCGGCGCCGCCAGCGTCGGGCTCGTCTTCTCCTCGGACGCGGCGCTCGCCACGAGCTGA
- a CDS encoding ABC transporter permease — translation MGYDEADRTASPETSSGVPAAVLENVFDDPSHGEPGRDRIAVHVVWEFLLLAGLAAVTWLLWREDADALRGGALKTLLVDVAGLGLLTLAAGLSLRAAAVNLAVGPVALAAAMHFAEQGDRGAREALLPALAVAAVGGLALALVVVVLHVPGWAASLAGAAGVIVYLERRTAPVAVQGDYDPRRTALYLFVGFAAVAVLGGLFGAIKPVRRLIGRFRPVADPARRRGAVAAVVTALALVGSTVLAMLGGVLIAANGDGPVAPGTGLDWTVLAVGTVLLGGTSAYGRRGGVFGTLIAVSLVVVFLAWTVAHDWSIGRWALGGAVLGAGLLVTRLVETFGRPRPARQLTAVPGPPRPVGDGRISTGWTTTPTPEPTDTWPSVLPVRETDTPVDAWEAPRWESEPRRWDADR, via the coding sequence ATGGGGTACGACGAGGCGGACCGGACCGCGTCACCGGAGACCTCCTCCGGCGTACCGGCCGCCGTGCTGGAGAACGTCTTCGACGACCCGTCGCACGGCGAACCCGGCCGGGACCGGATCGCGGTGCACGTGGTCTGGGAGTTCCTGCTGCTGGCCGGGCTGGCCGCGGTGACCTGGCTGCTCTGGCGGGAGGACGCGGACGCGCTGCGCGGCGGCGCGCTCAAGACGCTGCTCGTCGACGTGGCCGGGCTCGGCCTGCTCACCCTGGCCGCCGGGCTGAGCCTGCGGGCCGCCGCGGTGAACCTGGCGGTCGGTCCGGTCGCGCTGGCCGCCGCGATGCACTTCGCCGAGCAGGGCGACCGGGGTGCCCGGGAGGCGCTGCTCCCGGCGCTCGCGGTGGCCGCGGTCGGCGGGCTGGCGCTCGCCCTGGTCGTGGTGGTGCTGCACGTGCCGGGCTGGGCGGCGAGCCTGGCCGGCGCGGCCGGCGTGATCGTCTACCTGGAGCGGCGGACCGCCCCGGTCGCGGTCCAGGGGGACTACGACCCCCGGCGCACCGCGCTCTACCTGTTCGTCGGCTTCGCCGCGGTGGCCGTCCTCGGTGGCCTCTTCGGTGCGATCAAACCGGTGCGCCGGCTGATCGGCCGGTTCCGTCCGGTCGCCGACCCGGCCCGGCGGCGCGGGGCGGTCGCCGCCGTCGTGACCGCGCTGGCGCTCGTCGGCTCCACGGTGCTGGCGATGCTCGGCGGGGTCCTGATCGCCGCGAACGGGGACGGTCCGGTGGCCCCCGGCACCGGGCTGGACTGGACGGTGCTGGCGGTCGGCACGGTCCTGCTCGGCGGCACCAGCGCGTACGGCCGGCGCGGCGGTGTCTTCGGCACGCTGATCGCGGTCAGCCTGGTGGTGGTGTTCCTGGCCTGGACCGTGGCGCACGACTGGTCGATCGGCCGGTGGGCCCTGGGCGGGGCGGTGCTCGGCGCCGGGCTGCTGGTCACCCGGCTGGTCGAGACGTTCGGCCGGCCCCGCCCGGCCCGGCAACTGACGGCCGTGCCCGGCCCGCCGCGCCCGGTCGGGGACGGCCGGATCAGCACCGGCTGGACGACGACCCCGACGCCCGAGCCGACCGACACCTGGCCGTCGGTGCTGCCCGTACGCGAGACCGACACCCCGGTCGACGCCTGGGAGGCGCCCCGCTGGGAGAGCGAGCCGCGGCGCTGGGACGCCGACCGCTGA
- a CDS encoding ATP-binding protein, giving the protein MSRSSTPGSPAGHPGGSPGNRARSFDYPPDEDLDEIVLDPALVTTPGHGRVGVFQPPRPLSPRGAEPREPIRPEGDIDSPFLDLFGGAQPRVRRPAGPPAGTTPPAAPVEPVVAPPRRGVGREALPIPHQHAAPVEPPRPEPAPPAREQTSGVRAVGRPRPEPAHALPEPVQPPALDPPPPSRTRVPQQAGDRLPALRPPAEPEPLHEAAVAPAPVETPAPARRVDRREPDHDLPDPYAATPAPTREVGRPAHREVAPPRQRSAARRDKPTKPVRVRAPKIKFGDRDPAVELAITEIAGHLTFTPNTVTAWYWLPEVRWAFRPDAEREALLSAISEQYAGLAGFRLHLRRTTRPFPADEWARTIDTHTAAPLPDVPGTTGWADHLVAAQRHLMAVNHAEGQTYLGVTFARRSLGDSLTERLLRTFGRGTADGERRRLGRTVEQFDEVLGAFGMRGRRVTAPELEWLLYRSVALCMAPPGVLSPITNGRWERGDLLALTEQVERYRTPYGSTVKLVNRMTGEERHVAVLAVGRMEPLEIPERHEPWLHFHERLPWPMELSTRVDILGPNDSFRNLEHRLRMIRSQQLDYAEHGIDAPPELERLAKRALVIGDEMTTGLPVDSARAHGWHRIAVGGRTREECLERARRLIQLYSRELRISLQHPKNQDWLAREFIPGEPIANTGYVRRMPVNLLAAALPQAASTVGDRRGDLIGRTAGTCRRPVFLDMHFPMEVRERSGLAVFVAEPGGGKSTLLGALGYLAARRGVQVTLLDPSGPLARLCAMPELAPYSRVLNLTGSEQGTLAPYALIPTPLRSEFAAGAAGDREFEIAVSNARAERRMLVQDICMMLVPPQVAREASTATLFRHAVRQVPAEETSTLDDVVTCLQGLDDDAGRELAHLLLDTAEMPLAMLFFGRPPEGLLGADAALTVITMAGLRLPDLKIEREYWSAEEALALPMLHTAHRLAVRRCYGGSMSSRKLVGLDEAHFMEGWRSGRSFLVRLARDSRKWNLAALVASQNPKDILGLDVQNLVSTVFVGRIAEDSEIASEALRLLRVPVDDGYEATLASLSQADSGSASRLGFREFVMRDVDGRVQKVRVDVSYVNGLLEHLDTTPGTVAPAAGQLPTVLADLEA; this is encoded by the coding sequence ATGAGTCGCTCTTCCACGCCGGGTTCCCCGGCCGGGCACCCGGGCGGATCGCCCGGTAACCGTGCGCGATCGTTCGACTACCCACCGGACGAGGACCTCGACGAGATCGTCCTCGACCCGGCGCTCGTCACCACTCCCGGCCACGGGCGGGTCGGCGTCTTCCAGCCCCCGCGTCCGCTCAGCCCTCGGGGCGCCGAACCCCGCGAGCCGATCCGCCCCGAGGGCGACATCGACTCGCCCTTCCTCGACCTGTTCGGCGGCGCGCAGCCCCGTGTCCGCCGGCCGGCCGGCCCGCCCGCCGGGACGACTCCGCCCGCCGCGCCGGTCGAACCGGTGGTGGCGCCGCCCCGCCGCGGTGTCGGCCGCGAGGCCCTGCCGATCCCGCACCAGCACGCCGCGCCGGTCGAACCGCCCCGACCCGAACCCGCGCCGCCGGCCCGGGAGCAGACCTCCGGCGTACGCGCGGTCGGCCGTCCCCGGCCGGAGCCGGCACACGCCCTGCCCGAGCCCGTTCAGCCCCCCGCGCTCGACCCGCCGCCCCCGTCGCGCACGCGGGTGCCGCAGCAGGCCGGTGACCGCCTCCCCGCGCTCCGGCCCCCGGCCGAGCCGGAGCCGCTCCACGAGGCGGCCGTGGCCCCGGCGCCGGTCGAGACGCCGGCCCCCGCGCGCCGCGTCGACCGGCGCGAGCCGGACCACGACCTGCCGGACCCGTACGCGGCGACGCCGGCGCCGACCCGCGAGGTCGGGCGGCCGGCGCACCGCGAGGTGGCGCCGCCCCGGCAGCGGTCCGCCGCCCGCCGGGACAAGCCGACCAAGCCGGTCCGGGTACGCGCCCCGAAAATCAAGTTCGGCGACCGCGACCCCGCCGTCGAGCTGGCCATCACCGAGATCGCCGGGCACCTCACGTTCACCCCCAACACGGTCACCGCCTGGTACTGGCTGCCCGAGGTCCGTTGGGCGTTCCGGCCCGACGCCGAACGCGAGGCGCTGCTCTCGGCGATCTCCGAGCAGTACGCGGGCCTGGCCGGGTTCCGGCTGCACCTGCGCCGCACCACCCGGCCGTTCCCGGCCGACGAGTGGGCGCGCACCATCGACACGCACACCGCCGCCCCGCTGCCGGACGTGCCCGGCACCACCGGCTGGGCCGACCACCTGGTCGCCGCCCAGCGGCACCTGATGGCGGTCAACCACGCCGAGGGCCAGACCTACCTGGGCGTCACCTTCGCCCGCCGGTCACTCGGCGACTCGCTCACCGAGCGCCTGCTGCGCACGTTCGGCCGGGGCACCGCCGACGGCGAGCGCCGCCGGCTGGGCCGTACGGTCGAGCAGTTCGACGAGGTGCTCGGCGCGTTCGGGATGCGCGGGCGCCGGGTCACCGCGCCGGAGCTGGAGTGGCTGCTCTACCGCTCGGTGGCGCTCTGCATGGCGCCGCCCGGCGTGCTCTCCCCGATCACCAACGGCCGCTGGGAACGCGGCGACCTGCTGGCCCTGACCGAACAGGTCGAGCGCTACCGCACGCCCTACGGCTCGACGGTCAAGCTGGTCAACCGGATGACCGGCGAGGAGCGGCACGTGGCCGTGCTCGCGGTCGGCCGGATGGAACCGCTGGAGATCCCCGAGCGACACGAGCCGTGGCTGCACTTCCACGAGCGGTTGCCCTGGCCGATGGAACTCTCCACCCGGGTTGACATCCTCGGCCCCAACGACTCCTTCCGGAACCTCGAACACCGGCTCCGGATGATCCGCTCCCAGCAGCTCGACTACGCCGAGCACGGCATCGACGCCCCGCCGGAGCTGGAACGCCTGGCCAAGCGCGCCCTGGTGATCGGCGACGAGATGACCACCGGGCTGCCGGTCGACTCGGCCCGCGCGCACGGGTGGCACCGGATCGCGGTCGGCGGCCGGACCCGGGAGGAGTGCCTGGAACGGGCCCGCCGCCTCATCCAGCTCTACTCCCGTGAGCTGCGCATCTCGCTCCAGCACCCGAAGAACCAGGACTGGCTGGCCCGCGAGTTCATCCCCGGCGAGCCGATCGCCAACACCGGCTACGTCCGGCGGATGCCGGTCAACCTGCTGGCCGCCGCGCTGCCCCAGGCCGCGTCCACCGTCGGCGACCGGCGCGGCGACCTGATCGGCCGCACCGCCGGCACCTGCCGTCGCCCGGTCTTCCTCGACATGCACTTCCCGATGGAGGTACGCGAGCGCTCCGGCCTCGCCGTCTTCGTCGCCGAACCCGGCGGCGGCAAGTCCACGCTGCTCGGCGCGCTCGGCTACCTGGCCGCCCGGCGCGGCGTGCAGGTGACCCTGCTCGACCCGTCCGGCCCGTTGGCCCGGCTCTGCGCCATGCCCGAGCTGGCGCCCTACTCGCGGGTGCTCAACCTGACCGGCTCGGAGCAGGGCACCCTGGCGCCGTACGCGCTGATCCCCACGCCCCTGCGCAGCGAGTTCGCCGCCGGGGCGGCCGGCGACCGGGAGTTCGAGATCGCGGTCTCCAACGCCCGCGCCGAGCGCCGGATGCTGGTGCAGGACATCTGCATGATGCTGGTGCCGCCACAGGTGGCCCGGGAGGCGTCCACGGCCACCCTGTTCCGGCACGCCGTACGCCAGGTGCCGGCCGAGGAGACCTCCACGCTCGACGATGTGGTCACCTGCCTCCAGGGGCTCGACGACGACGCCGGACGCGAACTGGCCCACCTGCTGCTCGACACCGCCGAGATGCCGCTGGCCATGCTCTTCTTCGGCCGGCCGCCGGAGGGGCTGCTCGGCGCCGACGCCGCGCTCACCGTCATCACCATGGCCGGGCTCCGGCTCCCCGACCTGAAGATCGAGCGGGAATACTGGTCCGCCGAGGAGGCCCTCGCGCTGCCGATGCTGCACACCGCGCACCGGCTGGCGGTCCGCCGCTGCTACGGCGGCTCGATGTCCTCCCGCAAGCTGGTCGGCCTCGACGAGGCGCACTTCATGGAGGGCTGGCGGTCCGGGCGCTCGTTCCTGGTCCGCCTCGCCCGCGACTCCCGCAAGTGGAACCTGGCCGCGCTGGTCGCCTCGCAGAACCCGAAGGACATCCTCGGTCTCGACGTCCAGAACCTCGTCTCCACCGTCTTCGTCGGCCGGATCGCCGAGGACAGCGAGATCGCCTCCGAGGCGCTGCGGCTGCTGCGGGTGCCGGTGGACGACGGCTACGAGGCCACTCTCGCCTCGCTCAGCCAGGCCGACAGCGGCTCGGCGTCCCGCCTCGGCTTCCGCGAGTTCGTCATGCGCGACGTCGACGGCCGCGTGCAGAAGGTCCGGGTCGACGTGTCGTACGTCAACGGGCTGCTGGAACACCTGGACACCACCCCCGGCACGGTCGCCCCGGCCGCCGGGCAACTGCCGACCGTCCTGGCTGATCTGGAGGCGTGA
- a CDS encoding ABC transporter permease: MFLHLSYRAAPGNPWFSWQYVRDNSDTILAALREHTWLTARAVVIAALVALPLAVAAYWFRSLAASILALTGVLYTIPSLALFAFLAPYLGIGAITVLTVVALYALLVIVRNTLAGLNQVPPEVREAAEGMGYGRWGRLVRIELPLALPGILTGVRLATVSTVALVTVGVVVGRGGLGQLIFAGFQNNFYKAQIMTGTVLCVLLALVLDLVLAGVGRLLTPWLRGRVS; this comes from the coding sequence GTGTTCCTCCACCTGAGCTACCGGGCCGCCCCGGGCAATCCGTGGTTCTCCTGGCAGTACGTGCGGGACAACTCTGACACCATCCTCGCCGCGCTGCGCGAGCACACCTGGTTGACCGCCCGGGCCGTGGTGATCGCCGCGCTGGTGGCGCTGCCGCTCGCGGTGGCAGCGTACTGGTTCCGCTCGCTGGCCGCGTCGATCCTGGCGCTGACCGGCGTGCTCTACACGATCCCGTCGCTGGCGCTGTTCGCCTTCCTCGCGCCCTACCTCGGCATCGGGGCGATCACCGTGCTCACCGTGGTGGCGCTCTACGCGCTGCTGGTCATCGTGCGCAACACGCTGGCCGGCCTGAACCAGGTGCCACCGGAGGTGCGGGAGGCCGCCGAGGGCATGGGCTACGGCCGCTGGGGCCGGCTGGTCCGGATCGAGCTGCCGCTGGCGCTGCCCGGCATCCTCACCGGCGTACGGCTGGCGACCGTCTCCACGGTCGCGCTGGTCACCGTGGGCGTGGTGGTGGGCCGGGGCGGGCTGGGCCAGCTCATCTTCGCCGGCTTCCAGAACAACTTCTACAAGGCGCAGATCATGACCGGCACGGTGCTCTGCGTGCTGCTGGCGCTGGTGCTCGACCTGGTCCTGGCGGGGGTGGGCCGGCTGCTCACCCCGTGGCTGCGCGGACGGGTCTCATGA
- the folK gene encoding 2-amino-4-hydroxy-6-hydroxymethyldihydropteridine diphosphokinase, with protein sequence MTRAVLSIGSNLGDRLDHLRGAVAALGDGVLLVSGVYETPPWGDADQPAYLNAAVMVADPAATPGDWLARARAAETAAGRTRDADRRYGPRTLDVDVIAVWDDAGRPVLSDDPELTLPHPRAHLRAFVLRPWIDIEPHGRLPGHGWLTDLLNAEPLAADALELSPRPDLTLESDT encoded by the coding sequence GTGACCCGGGCCGTGCTGTCGATCGGCAGCAACCTCGGCGACCGCCTCGACCACCTGCGCGGCGCGGTGGCCGCGCTCGGCGACGGCGTCCTGCTGGTCTCCGGCGTCTACGAGACTCCACCGTGGGGGGACGCGGACCAGCCCGCGTACCTGAACGCGGCGGTGATGGTCGCGGACCCGGCGGCGACGCCGGGCGACTGGCTGGCGCGGGCCCGGGCCGCCGAGACGGCGGCCGGGCGCACCCGCGACGCGGACCGGCGGTACGGGCCGCGCACGCTCGACGTGGACGTGATCGCGGTCTGGGACGACGCCGGGCGGCCGGTGCTCAGCGACGACCCCGAGCTGACCCTGCCGCACCCCCGCGCCCACCTGCGCGCCTTCGTGCTGCGGCCGTGGATCGACATCGAGCCGCACGGCCGGCTGCCCGGGCACGGCTGGCTGACCGACCTGCTCAACGCCGAGCCGTTGGCCGCCGACGCCCTGGAACTGAGCCCGCGACCGGATCTGACGCTAGAGTCGGACACATGA
- the folB gene encoding dihydroneopterin aldolase, translating into MTDRIELTGLRAHGRHGVYDFERAQGQEFVVDAVLELDLGPAARSDEVTDTVHYGELAERLVAVITGDPVNLIETLADRLLAVCLAEPLVAAATVTVHKPEAPIPHAFRDVAVTMRRTR; encoded by the coding sequence ATGACCGACCGGATCGAGCTGACCGGCCTGCGTGCGCACGGCCGGCACGGGGTCTACGACTTCGAGCGCGCCCAGGGCCAGGAGTTCGTCGTCGACGCCGTGCTCGAACTCGACCTGGGTCCGGCCGCCCGTTCCGACGAGGTGACCGACACCGTGCACTACGGCGAGCTGGCCGAGCGGCTGGTCGCGGTGATCACCGGCGACCCGGTGAACCTGATCGAGACGCTCGCCGACCGGCTGCTCGCGGTCTGCCTGGCCGAGCCGCTGGTCGCCGCCGCGACGGTGACCGTGCACAAGCCGGAGGCCCCGATCCCGCACGCCTTCCGGGACGTGGCGGTCACCATGCGGCGTACCCGGTGA
- the folP gene encoding dihydropteroate synthase: protein MTDLVRAETPVVMGVLNVTPDSFSDGGRYADLDAAVAHGVRLRADGADLVDVGGESTRPGADRVDAETETARVLPVVRELTAAGIPVSIDTSRARVAEAVLAAGAAVVNDVSGGLADPDMARVVRDAGCPWVLMHWRGHSREMRDLAHYTDVVADVRAELGARVDAALAAGVAADRIIVDPGLGFAKTAAHNWELSARLPELVDLGFPVLFGASRKSYLGRLLTDPTGAPRPTAGREAATIATSVLAVAAGAWGVRVHDVRDTADALAVWRATGRPRLATAGAGATGGGDR from the coding sequence GTGACCGATCTGGTACGGGCGGAGACCCCGGTGGTGATGGGCGTCCTCAACGTCACGCCCGACTCCTTCTCGGACGGCGGCAGATACGCCGATCTGGACGCCGCCGTCGCACACGGCGTGCGACTGCGCGCCGACGGGGCGGACCTGGTCGACGTGGGCGGCGAGTCCACCCGGCCCGGCGCCGACCGGGTGGACGCGGAGACCGAGACCGCCCGGGTGCTGCCGGTGGTGCGGGAGCTGACCGCCGCCGGCATCCCGGTCAGCATCGACACCAGCCGGGCCCGGGTCGCCGAGGCCGTCCTCGCCGCCGGCGCGGCCGTGGTGAACGACGTGTCCGGCGGGCTCGCCGACCCGGACATGGCCCGCGTGGTCCGCGACGCCGGGTGCCCGTGGGTGCTCATGCACTGGCGGGGCCACTCCCGCGAGATGCGCGACCTGGCCCACTACACCGACGTGGTGGCCGACGTCCGGGCCGAGCTGGGCGCGCGGGTCGACGCGGCGCTCGCCGCCGGCGTGGCCGCCGACCGGATCATCGTCGACCCCGGGCTCGGCTTCGCCAAGACCGCCGCGCACAACTGGGAACTCAGCGCCCGCCTGCCCGAGCTGGTCGATCTCGGCTTCCCGGTCCTGTTCGGGGCCAGCCGCAAGTCCTACCTGGGCCGGCTGCTCACCGACCCGACCGGCGCGCCCCGCCCCACCGCCGGCCGGGAGGCCGCGACGATCGCGACCAGTGTGCTCGCCGTGGCCGCCGGCGCCTGGGGGGTACGCGTGCACGACGTCCGGGACACCGCCGACGCGCTCGCCGTCTGGCGTGCCACCGGCCGCCCCCGGTTGGCCACCGCGGGCGCCGGCGCGACCGGGGGAGGGGACCGATGA
- a CDS encoding ABC transporter ATP-binding protein: MDVTPGTTAGHGAASITLERIRKRYPDGTEAVRELSLEVKAGELVVLIGPSGCGKSTVLRMINRLIEPTDGRILLGDDDVTRVDPVTLRRRIGYVIQNVGLFPHQTVAANVATVPGLLGWPRERTRARVGELLELVGLDPAQFGRRYPHELSGGQRQRVGVARALAADPVVLLMDEPFSAVDPIVRTRLQEEFLRLQAEVRKTIVLVTHDLDEAVRLGDRIAVLSEGGVLEQYDSPAALLGSPASAFVREFVGADRGIRRLAVTPLTRAVLDPLPADGGTGLPTVPLGDSAYDALGALLTSGADHALVTEDGSPVGLIARSRVLSLGAVDGA; the protein is encoded by the coding sequence GTGGACGTTACCCCGGGCACCACCGCCGGTCACGGCGCCGCCTCGATCACGCTGGAGCGCATCCGTAAGCGCTACCCGGACGGCACCGAGGCGGTCCGCGAGCTGAGCCTGGAGGTCAAGGCGGGCGAGCTGGTGGTGCTGATCGGCCCGTCCGGCTGCGGCAAGTCGACGGTGCTGCGGATGATCAACAGGCTGATCGAACCGACCGACGGCCGGATCCTGCTCGGCGACGACGACGTCACCCGCGTCGACCCGGTGACCCTGCGCCGCCGCATCGGATACGTGATCCAGAACGTCGGCCTGTTCCCGCACCAGACCGTCGCCGCCAACGTGGCGACCGTGCCGGGGCTGCTCGGTTGGCCGCGCGAACGCACCCGCGCCCGGGTCGGTGAGCTGCTGGAACTGGTCGGCCTCGACCCGGCGCAGTTCGGCCGGCGCTACCCGCACGAGCTCTCCGGCGGGCAGCGGCAGCGGGTGGGCGTCGCCCGCGCCCTCGCCGCCGACCCGGTGGTGCTGCTGATGGACGAGCCGTTCTCGGCCGTTGACCCGATCGTGCGGACCCGGCTCCAGGAGGAGTTCCTGCGGCTCCAGGCCGAGGTGCGCAAGACCATCGTGCTGGTCACCCACGACCTCGACGAGGCGGTCCGGCTGGGCGACCGGATCGCGGTGCTCTCCGAGGGTGGCGTGCTGGAGCAGTACGACAGCCCGGCCGCGCTGCTCGGCTCGCCCGCCTCGGCGTTCGTCCGCGAGTTCGTCGGCGCCGACCGGGGCATCCGCCGGCTGGCGGTCACCCCGCTGACCCGCGCGGTGCTCGACCCGCTCCCGGCCGACGGCGGGACCGGGTTGCCCACGGTGCCGCTCGGCGACTCGGCCTACGACGCGCTGGGCGCGCTGCTCACCTCCGGCGCCGACCACGCGCTGGTCACCGAGGACGGCAGCCCGGTGGGGCTGATCGCGCGCAGCCGGGTGCTGAGCCTGGGCGCGGTGGACGGCGCCTGA